Proteins co-encoded in one Natronorubrum daqingense genomic window:
- a CDS encoding HIT family protein produces the protein MSTIFTQIVEGDIPARIVYEDETTIAFLDANPLEPGHTLVIPKDEYERLNDVPEDVASDLYATIHRLVPAVESAVDADATTVAFNNGEAAGQEVPHVHCHIVPRFEDDSSGPIHAVFDGPTDLADDELDEIAADIESGA, from the coding sequence ATGAGTACGATCTTCACGCAGATCGTCGAGGGTGACATTCCCGCTCGAATCGTGTACGAAGACGAGACGACCATCGCGTTTCTGGACGCGAACCCACTCGAGCCGGGACACACGCTGGTCATCCCGAAAGACGAGTACGAACGGCTGAACGACGTCCCCGAGGACGTTGCCTCGGATCTCTACGCGACGATCCATCGACTGGTTCCCGCCGTCGAGTCCGCCGTCGACGCCGACGCGACGACCGTCGCGTTCAACAACGGCGAAGCGGCCGGTCAGGAGGTTCCACACGTCCATTGCCACATCGTTCCTCGCTTCGAGGACGACTCGAGCGGTCCGATCCACGCCGTCTTCGACGGTCCGACCGACCTCGCGGACGACGAACTCGACGAGATCGCTGCCGACATCGAGTCAGGCGCGTAA
- a CDS encoding archaea-specific SMC-related protein — protein MVTNSLETQSLSLEASNVGGIDETSVRLSPDVTVLSGRNATNRTSLLQAIMAVLGSDNVSVKADSSTAHVSLSIDEETYTRTITTENGTRQTGGDPYLEDSTLADLFAFLLESNDIRRAVTTEQDLRELIMEPVDTDEIEAETERLVQNRAEIADELEELTSLKQRLPSLEEQRTELRDEIDSTEAELADLEAQLDDHDADVTETRAEKNEVEQLLADLREKRSSLEDVRYTLETEKRSLTSLRSERSELEAELEDLPAPTTSTRSELESEISSLRERKQRLESEISDVQSVVRFNEDMLDGNTPSLLTDTRSGDDDPVTDALVSEETVTCWTCHSEVEVDQIETTAEILRDRCQENLDVVGDLKSEIAKLRDEKADLEETAQRRTQLERRIDELEDEIEETDEQTDDLATERDDLREEIASLEDEIESKEDESYDAILEIHREANQLEYDLGSLESDLERVEDEIESIESKLRREDDLEAEHARLKDEIEELRMTVERIEQQVIDEFNEHMDTVLELLDYRNLERIWLERAETDVRDGRQIVTKSTFTLHVIRQTESGTAYEDTVEHLSESEREITGLILGLAGYLAHDVYETVPFVLLDSLEAIDAERIATLIDYLTEYSPSLVVALLEEDAAALDDEYRYVSEI, from the coding sequence ATGGTAACTAATTCCCTCGAGACCCAATCGCTCTCCCTCGAGGCGTCGAACGTCGGGGGTATCGACGAAACGTCGGTGCGACTCTCGCCGGACGTCACGGTGCTCTCGGGCCGTAACGCGACGAATCGAACCTCGCTTTTACAGGCAATCATGGCCGTCCTCGGTAGCGACAACGTGTCCGTCAAAGCCGACAGTTCGACGGCACACGTTTCGCTCTCGATCGACGAAGAAACGTACACGCGAACGATCACGACCGAAAACGGGACACGACAGACGGGGGGCGATCCGTACCTGGAGGATTCGACACTGGCAGATCTCTTCGCGTTTTTGCTCGAGTCGAACGACATTCGTCGGGCGGTCACGACCGAGCAAGACCTCCGCGAACTCATCATGGAGCCCGTCGATACGGACGAAATCGAGGCCGAAACCGAACGCCTCGTCCAGAACCGAGCGGAGATTGCCGACGAGCTCGAGGAACTCACATCGTTGAAACAGCGACTCCCGTCTCTCGAGGAGCAGCGGACGGAGCTTCGAGACGAGATCGACTCGACGGAAGCAGAACTCGCGGATCTCGAAGCACAACTCGACGACCACGACGCTGATGTCACGGAAACGCGAGCGGAGAAAAACGAAGTCGAACAACTCCTCGCCGACCTCCGAGAGAAACGAAGCTCGCTCGAAGACGTTCGATACACCCTCGAGACCGAAAAACGGAGTCTCACCTCGCTTCGATCCGAACGCTCGGAACTCGAGGCGGAACTCGAGGATCTGCCAGCACCCACCACGAGTACGCGTTCCGAACTCGAATCGGAAATCTCGTCCCTCCGAGAGCGAAAGCAGCGCCTTGAGTCGGAAATTAGCGACGTCCAGAGCGTCGTCCGCTTCAACGAGGATATGTTAGATGGAAATACACCGTCGCTTCTCACCGATACTCGATCCGGAGACGACGACCCAGTGACGGACGCGCTCGTCTCCGAGGAGACGGTTACCTGCTGGACCTGCCACAGCGAGGTCGAAGTCGACCAGATCGAAACGACCGCGGAGATCCTTCGAGACCGGTGTCAGGAGAATCTCGACGTCGTCGGCGATCTCAAATCCGAGATCGCGAAACTTCGCGACGAGAAAGCCGATCTCGAGGAAACGGCACAACGACGTACCCAACTCGAACGTCGTATCGACGAACTCGAAGACGAAATCGAAGAAACTGACGAGCAAACCGACGACCTCGCCACGGAGCGTGACGACCTGCGCGAAGAAATCGCCTCGCTCGAGGACGAAATCGAGTCGAAAGAAGACGAATCCTACGACGCGATTCTCGAGATCCACCGCGAGGCGAATCAACTCGAGTACGACCTCGGTTCCCTGGAGAGCGACCTCGAGCGCGTCGAGGACGAAATCGAGTCGATCGAATCGAAACTCCGGCGTGAGGACGACCTCGAGGCGGAGCACGCACGGCTCAAAGACGAAATCGAAGAGCTGCGGATGACGGTCGAGCGGATCGAACAGCAGGTGATCGACGAGTTTAACGAGCACATGGACACCGTCCTCGAGTTGCTCGATTACCGGAACCTGGAACGGATATGGTTAGAACGGGCGGAGACGGACGTTCGCGACGGTCGCCAGATCGTGACGAAGAGCACCTTCACCCTCCACGTGATCCGCCAGACCGAAAGTGGCACGGCGTACGAGGACACCGTCGAACACCTCAGCGAGAGCGAACGCGAAATCACGGGATTGATCCTCGGATTGGCTGGCTACTTGGCACACGACGTCTACGAGACCGTTCCGTTCGTGCTTTTGGACTCGCTCGAGGCGATCGACGCCGAACGGATCGCGACGCTCATCGATTATCTCACCGAGTACAGTCCGTCGCTGGTCGTCGCGTTGCTCGAGGAGGACGCTGCAGCACTGGACGACGAGTACCGATACGTTTCGGAAATATAA
- the rdfA gene encoding rod-determining factor RdfA — MVPAESDDEQRRTRGGKVARVIHQYDLEGFGVELERAWTAEGEDRRSLRALADDLNRELLRASIRRADGDSLETELDALYQGLADEGVSSADRTRIRRRLERRGVDVDQLESDFVSYQAVRTYLTKHRDATYEKPETDRLGETKTTIERLRSKTETVSANRLERLERADELAVGDLTVTVDVRATCRECGAQYTVTELLEERGCECS, encoded by the coding sequence ATGGTTCCAGCGGAATCAGACGACGAGCAACGTCGGACTCGAGGCGGGAAAGTCGCACGCGTGATTCACCAGTACGACCTCGAGGGATTCGGCGTCGAGTTAGAACGCGCCTGGACTGCCGAAGGCGAGGACCGACGCAGTCTCAGAGCGCTCGCCGACGATCTCAATCGCGAACTCCTGCGCGCGTCGATCCGTCGGGCTGACGGCGATTCCCTCGAGACCGAACTCGACGCCCTCTATCAGGGACTCGCCGACGAGGGGGTCAGTTCGGCGGATCGGACGCGTATCCGCCGCCGTCTCGAGCGTCGCGGCGTCGACGTCGACCAGCTCGAGTCCGACTTCGTCTCGTACCAGGCGGTTCGGACCTACCTCACGAAACACCGCGACGCAACCTACGAGAAGCCCGAGACGGACCGCCTTGGCGAGACGAAAACCACGATCGAACGCTTGCGGAGCAAGACCGAGACCGTCTCGGCCAACCGCCTCGAGCGCCTCGAGCGCGCCGACGAGTTGGCCGTCGGCGACCTCACCGTTACCGTCGACGTGCGGGCGACCTGTCGCGAGTGTGGAGCACAGTACACCGTCACCGAACTCCTCGAGGAGCGAGGGTGTGAGTGTTCGTGA
- a CDS encoding A24 family peptidase C-terminal domain-containing protein: MILAGSEATIPDLLRLVALPVFAWTAVRDVKTRRVSSAVWIPLAFLGSALLVWDGWLAWNAEATVWAYEFLLPTAVSLGFVVPIAYLFWWFGGFGGADAKALLVLALLFPTYPHYEIGSVAFPLTVTPIETFSFTILTNAVVIGIAIPIGLAVANAASGRFNSVMFIGWPVPWDRVPETHGRLLEDPSGRSRGGLDLDALRMYLRWRGLTLEDVRERPDRYRDPATLPDEPNPPTDGAVDADVRSDGGTAVADEGVSETAEGNASDDDPWGAEAFLEDIPGTAYGTSPAELRTGLEVLAEKETVWISPGTPFLVPVFLGLVLALIYGDILVGTLF, encoded by the coding sequence GTGATACTCGCCGGTAGCGAGGCGACGATTCCTGATCTCCTGCGCCTCGTCGCGCTTCCCGTCTTCGCCTGGACTGCGGTTCGCGACGTTAAAACGAGGCGCGTCTCGAGCGCCGTTTGGATTCCACTCGCGTTTCTCGGAAGCGCGTTGCTCGTCTGGGACGGCTGGCTCGCCTGGAACGCGGAGGCGACCGTCTGGGCCTACGAGTTCCTCCTCCCGACGGCGGTGAGTCTCGGCTTCGTCGTCCCGATCGCGTACCTGTTCTGGTGGTTCGGCGGCTTCGGCGGAGCGGACGCGAAGGCGTTGCTCGTGCTGGCGTTGTTGTTTCCGACGTACCCACACTACGAGATCGGCTCGGTGGCGTTTCCGCTGACGGTGACGCCGATCGAGACGTTTTCGTTCACGATCCTGACGAACGCCGTCGTCATCGGCATCGCCATTCCGATCGGGCTCGCGGTCGCGAACGCCGCTTCGGGGCGGTTCAACAGCGTGATGTTCATCGGCTGGCCCGTTCCGTGGGATCGTGTTCCCGAAACGCACGGCAGACTGCTCGAGGATCCGTCGGGACGGTCCCGTGGCGGACTCGACCTCGACGCGTTGCGGATGTACCTGCGCTGGCGGGGCCTCACCCTCGAGGACGTTCGGGAACGGCCGGATCGATACCGCGACCCGGCGACGCTACCGGACGAGCCGAATCCGCCGACCGACGGGGCCGTCGACGCGGACGTTCGCAGTGACGGCGGCACAGCCGTAGCCGACGAGGGTGTCTCCGAGACGGCCGAAGGGAACGCGAGCGACGACGATCCGTGGGGAGCCGAGGCCTTCCTCGAGGACATTCCCGGGACGGCCTACGGTACCTCGCCCGCGGAGTTGCGGACGGGACTCGAGGTGCTCGCGGAAAAGGAAACTGTCTGGATTTCGCCGGGGACGCCGTTTCTCGTGCCCGTCTTCCTCGGTCTGGTGCTCGCGTTGATCTACGGCGATATCCTCGTCGGGACGCTCTTCTAA
- the ileS gene encoding isoleucine--tRNA ligase, translating to MSRFGEVDDQYDPDALEGRVFDYWDDVDAYQQTVDHRSDGETYFFVDGPPYTSGSAHMGTTWNKSLKDVYIRFLRMQGYDVTDRPGYDMHGLPIETRVEEQLGFENKKDIEAYGEENFIEACKEYADEQLEGLQSDFQDFGVWMDWDDPYRTVEPEYMEAAWWGFSNAADRDLVEKGHRSISQCPRCETAIANNEVEYEDVEDPSIYVKFDLTSRDGSLVIWTTTPWTIPANTFVAVDEDGEYVGVEATSDGETELLYVAEAKVEDVLQKGRYDDYEIVEELTGEDLLGWSYEHPMADRVPDHPDHEGACEVYAADYVDTHGDGTGLVHSAPGHGEEDFERGSELEFPIFCPVGSDGVYTAEGGEYEGEFVRDANERIVADLEADGSLLASETISHSYGHCWRCDTGIIQIVTDQWFITITDIKDELLENIEDSEWHPEWARDNRFRDFVEEAPDWNVSRQRYWGIPLPVWTPENHDDDEDRIVISDREELVERVDQDIDADTVDLHKDTVDDLTITEDDTTYTRVPDVFDVWLDSSVASWGTLDYPSDDSRFDELWPADLILEAHDQTRGWFWSQLGMGTAALGESPYEQVLMHGHALMPDGRAMSKSKDILVDPHEAIDRHGRDVMRLFLLSNNPQGDDMRFSWDGMQTMEDNLRTLWNVFRFPLPYMRLDGFDPQETELADLEDDLELVDEWVLARLQSTKAEMTEHLEEFRQDRAVDALLEFVVEDVSRFYVQAVRERMWEEEDSASKEAAYATIYRVLRESVVLLAPYAPFISEEIYGTLTDDVDHPTVHMEDWPTVESAFEDEQLEEDVAILRGIEEAGANARQQAGRKLRWPVPRVVVAADDQRIVDAVSRHTDLLEDRLNAREIELVSPEDRWGELDYSAEADMSELGPAFGGRAGEVMNALNEARIDEPSLEELEKAVSDVLEDGETIEESMVSFVTQTPDDIAGTAFGLNGDDRGVAYVDASLTDDIESEGYAREVIRRVQEMRKDLELDVEERISLELSIDDDRVASLVDERMDLVREEVRADELGDLEVVTGARKAWDVDGVTMEIALEPVASAEA from the coding sequence ATGAGCAGGTTCGGCGAGGTCGACGACCAGTACGATCCCGACGCCCTCGAGGGGCGAGTGTTCGACTACTGGGACGACGTCGACGCCTATCAGCAGACGGTCGATCACCGATCGGACGGTGAAACGTACTTCTTCGTCGACGGCCCGCCGTACACGTCGGGGTCGGCGCACATGGGGACGACGTGGAACAAGTCCCTGAAGGACGTGTACATTCGCTTCCTCCGGATGCAGGGCTACGACGTGACGGACCGTCCCGGCTACGACATGCACGGACTGCCGATCGAAACTCGCGTCGAGGAGCAACTGGGCTTCGAGAACAAGAAAGACATCGAGGCGTACGGCGAGGAGAACTTCATCGAGGCCTGTAAGGAGTACGCCGACGAGCAACTCGAGGGCCTCCAGTCCGACTTTCAGGATTTCGGCGTCTGGATGGACTGGGACGATCCCTACCGAACGGTCGAACCGGAGTACATGGAAGCCGCGTGGTGGGGCTTTTCGAACGCCGCGGATCGCGACTTAGTCGAGAAAGGACACCGCTCGATTTCCCAGTGTCCGCGCTGTGAGACGGCGATCGCGAACAACGAAGTCGAGTACGAGGACGTCGAGGACCCCTCGATCTACGTCAAATTCGACCTCACGAGCCGAGACGGCTCGCTCGTCATCTGGACGACGACGCCGTGGACGATCCCCGCGAACACGTTCGTCGCCGTCGACGAGGACGGCGAGTACGTCGGCGTCGAGGCGACCAGCGACGGCGAGACGGAACTGCTGTACGTCGCCGAGGCGAAGGTCGAAGACGTTCTGCAGAAAGGTCGCTACGACGACTACGAGATCGTCGAGGAACTGACCGGCGAGGATCTGCTCGGCTGGTCCTACGAGCACCCGATGGCCGACCGCGTCCCGGACCACCCGGACCACGAGGGCGCGTGTGAGGTCTACGCGGCCGACTACGTCGACACCCACGGCGACGGCACCGGCCTCGTCCACTCCGCACCCGGCCACGGTGAGGAAGACTTCGAGCGCGGGAGCGAACTCGAGTTCCCGATCTTCTGTCCCGTCGGCAGCGACGGGGTTTACACCGCCGAAGGGGGCGAGTACGAGGGCGAGTTCGTCCGCGACGCCAACGAGAGGATCGTCGCCGATCTCGAGGCCGACGGCTCCTTGCTCGCCTCGGAGACGATCTCCCACAGCTACGGCCACTGTTGGCGCTGTGATACGGGCATTATCCAGATCGTCACCGACCAGTGGTTCATCACGATCACGGACATCAAGGACGAACTGCTCGAGAACATCGAGGATAGCGAGTGGCACCCCGAGTGGGCCCGGGACAACCGCTTTCGCGACTTCGTCGAGGAGGCCCCCGACTGGAACGTCTCTCGCCAGCGCTACTGGGGCATTCCGCTCCCGGTCTGGACGCCCGAGAATCACGATGATGACGAGGATCGAATCGTCATCAGCGACCGCGAGGAACTCGTCGAGCGCGTCGATCAGGATATCGACGCCGACACGGTCGACCTCCACAAGGACACCGTCGACGACCTGACGATCACCGAGGACGACACCACGTATACGCGTGTTCCGGACGTGTTCGACGTCTGGCTCGACTCCTCGGTCGCCTCGTGGGGCACCCTCGACTATCCCTCGGACGACAGCCGATTCGACGAGCTTTGGCCCGCGGACCTCATCCTCGAGGCTCACGACCAGACGCGAGGCTGGTTCTGGTCCCAACTCGGGATGGGAACGGCCGCCCTCGGCGAGAGTCCCTACGAACAGGTCCTAATGCACGGCCACGCGCTCATGCCCGACGGCCGCGCGATGAGCAAGTCCAAGGACATTCTCGTCGACCCGCACGAGGCCATCGACCGTCACGGCCGGGACGTGATGCGGCTGTTCTTGCTCTCGAACAACCCGCAGGGCGACGACATGCGCTTCTCGTGGGACGGCATGCAGACGATGGAGGACAACCTCCGGACGCTCTGGAACGTCTTCCGGTTCCCGCTGCCGTACATGCGACTGGACGGCTTCGATCCACAAGAAACCGAACTGGCGGACCTCGAGGACGACCTCGAGTTGGTCGACGAGTGGGTGCTCGCCCGCCTGCAGTCGACGAAAGCCGAGATGACCGAACACCTCGAGGAGTTCCGACAGGACCGTGCAGTCGACGCCCTCCTCGAGTTCGTCGTCGAAGACGTCTCCCGGTTCTACGTGCAGGCCGTCCGCGAACGGATGTGGGAGGAAGAAGACAGCGCATCCAAGGAGGCCGCCTACGCGACGATCTACCGCGTCCTGCGAGAAAGCGTCGTCCTGCTCGCCCCCTACGCGCCGTTCATCAGCGAGGAGATCTACGGCACGCTCACCGACGACGTGGACCACCCGACGGTTCACATGGAAGACTGGCCGACCGTCGAGTCGGCCTTCGAAGACGAGCAACTCGAGGAGGACGTCGCCATCCTCCGCGGGATCGAGGAAGCCGGCGCGAACGCCCGCCAGCAGGCCGGCCGAAAGCTTCGCTGGCCGGTCCCACGCGTCGTCGTCGCCGCAGACGATCAGCGGATCGTCGACGCCGTTTCCCGTCACACCGACTTGCTCGAGGATCGGCTCAACGCCCGCGAGATCGAACTCGTCTCGCCAGAGGATCGCTGGGGCGAACTCGACTACAGCGCCGAGGCAGACATGAGCGAACTCGGGCCGGCCTTCGGCGGCCGCGCCGGCGAGGTCATGAACGCGCTCAACGAGGCCCGAATCGACGAACCGTCCCTCGAGGAACTCGAGAAGGCCGTCTCTGACGTGCTCGAGGACGGTGAAACGATCGAGGAGTCGATGGTTTCGTTCGTCACGCAGACGCCCGACGACATCGCCGGCACCGCGTTCGGCCTGAACGGCGACGACCGCGGCGTCGCCTACGTCGACGCCTCGCTGACCGACGACATCGAGAGCGAGGGTTACGCTCGAGAGGTCATCCGCCGCGTTCAGGAGATGCGAAAGGACCTCGAACTCGACGTCGAGGAGCGAATCTCGCTGGAACTCTCGATCGACGACGACCGCGTCGCGAGCCTCGTCGACGAACGGATGGACCTTGTCCGCGAAGAGGTTCGCGCCGACGAACTCGGCGACCTCGAGGTCGTCACCGGCGCTCGCAAAGCGTGGGATGTCGACGGTGTGACGATGGAAATTGCACTCGAGCCGGTAGCGTCTGCTGAGGCGTGA
- a CDS encoding IclR family transcriptional regulator → MTRKTDNGRRIKATETTFAVVETLADLECARLSEIAAEVGIANSTASEHLSTLQDHGYVVEDDDGYRLGLRFMDTGTQAKRYYDTLLSASKPVLEQLVNDTGETVNLITNENNMAVYVDRLFGTRGVPTDSWVGKRRPLHMLAGGKAILAELPEEELDAVVEEHGFPAASEHTITSRDELEAELETIREEGISFNDRESHKQIRAVGTAIVLDDGVYGSVSIAGPAQRFRGSYFREELPNMLLGVVNEIELKLTYR, encoded by the coding sequence ATGACACGCAAAACCGATAACGGGCGTCGGATCAAGGCGACGGAGACGACCTTCGCTGTCGTCGAAACGCTGGCCGACCTCGAGTGTGCGCGGTTGTCGGAGATCGCCGCCGAGGTCGGAATTGCGAACAGTACCGCTTCGGAACACCTGTCGACGTTACAAGACCACGGTTACGTCGTCGAGGACGACGATGGGTACCGACTCGGCCTACGGTTTATGGATACGGGGACGCAGGCCAAACGCTACTACGATACCCTCCTCTCGGCGTCGAAACCAGTGTTAGAACAATTGGTCAACGACACCGGCGAGACGGTGAACCTGATCACGAACGAGAACAACATGGCCGTCTACGTCGACCGCCTGTTCGGCACTCGAGGCGTCCCGACCGACTCCTGGGTCGGCAAACGACGACCGCTGCACATGCTCGCGGGCGGCAAAGCGATTCTCGCCGAGTTGCCCGAGGAGGAACTCGACGCGGTCGTCGAAGAACACGGCTTTCCCGCGGCCTCCGAGCACACGATCACCTCTCGAGACGAACTCGAGGCGGAACTCGAGACGATACGCGAGGAGGGTATTTCGTTCAACGACCGCGAGTCTCACAAGCAGATTCGGGCCGTCGGGACGGCCATCGTCCTCGACGACGGCGTCTACGGCTCCGTCTCGATCGCCGGCCCGGCACAGCGCTTTCGGGGGTCGTACTTCCGCGAGGAACTGCCGAACATGCTGTTGGGCGTCGTCAACGAAATCGAACTCAAACTCACGTACCGCTGA
- a CDS encoding COG1361 family protein: MTTRGAVFVFVVLLCASLPAGVVGAGELSSASAADADTSDPAFAAEVTDSTSAMADEDDVMEQRTELTHRPDDSDVFGVETTFEPPEGVHGFEIGLEADAELESIDGFEEGGDGTYRWDETTAEPSIEYAMPADRTGDGHHHDHGSGDGYSFVDTGEWGLVQVPDVSYSLQVPESEGVGVEETVSVDGEGAAGSDVAFFGSLEEYERTVDGETITLAVPDAAEMAEEPGDVLDALETASGDLELGPRSDESLIVAAPTDADWGPRGVQYGDSDAWVRADAELEEASNVWLHEYVHVRQGYDTSATASDAEWLVEAQAEYYAASLALEQGLISFDDYAAFLERGEQSPYADETLAEPATWDESETDYVKGPLVYGEIDRQLRVATDGDRTLEDAFRQTNAQHEEIGQEAFPSALEEAGGEDVRALAEEYTQTAEAPDMWGSSAHADAFEQPGSNIETDLDASSIQVAGEEWEYWQNEEINGLETDGDGVLAVPEGETVTVPVDVENTDSQAGTAGVTLEVGTDLVDGEQRVLEGGETATESLSWEPSEPGVTDVRVGDERLTVFVRSSPSLSVADLSVEPSSVDAGESATAVATVEPTGDLPAAGTLSFRTADGIVDGAPVALAPGETATTEAELTFDEETRYEVAAGEQTATVTVGGTLAQLESMPGFGVVAGLLAISVALGIGLLGRRR, from the coding sequence GTGACAACTCGAGGTGCAGTCTTCGTCTTCGTCGTTCTCCTGTGTGCGAGCCTTCCGGCGGGTGTCGTCGGAGCGGGCGAGTTGTCGTCGGCATCGGCTGCGGACGCGGATACGAGCGATCCGGCGTTCGCCGCTGAGGTGACCGATAGCACGAGCGCGATGGCGGACGAGGACGACGTGATGGAGCAACGAACCGAACTGACCCACAGGCCGGATGACTCGGACGTCTTCGGCGTCGAAACGACGTTCGAGCCGCCCGAGGGCGTCCACGGGTTCGAAATCGGCCTCGAGGCCGACGCGGAACTCGAGTCCATCGACGGGTTCGAAGAGGGTGGCGACGGAACGTACCGGTGGGACGAGACGACGGCCGAGCCCTCGATCGAATACGCGATGCCGGCCGATCGAACGGGCGACGGGCACCACCACGATCACGGGTCGGGCGACGGCTACTCGTTCGTCGACACCGGCGAGTGGGGACTCGTCCAGGTTCCCGACGTGAGCTACTCGCTGCAGGTACCGGAATCCGAAGGCGTCGGCGTCGAGGAGACGGTGTCGGTCGACGGCGAGGGCGCGGCCGGCAGCGACGTCGCATTCTTCGGCTCGCTCGAGGAGTACGAGCGAACCGTCGACGGAGAGACGATCACGCTGGCGGTCCCCGACGCGGCGGAGATGGCCGAAGAGCCCGGGGACGTGCTCGACGCGCTCGAGACGGCCAGCGGAGACCTCGAACTCGGCCCGCGCAGTGACGAGTCGTTGATCGTCGCGGCCCCGACTGACGCCGACTGGGGGCCACGAGGCGTCCAGTACGGCGACTCCGACGCGTGGGTGCGCGCCGACGCCGAACTCGAGGAGGCCTCGAACGTCTGGCTCCACGAGTACGTCCACGTTCGCCAGGGCTACGACACGTCGGCGACGGCGAGCGACGCCGAGTGGCTCGTCGAGGCCCAAGCCGAGTACTACGCCGCCTCGCTCGCCCTCGAGCAGGGGCTGATCAGCTTCGACGACTACGCAGCGTTCCTCGAGCGCGGCGAACAGTCACCGTACGCCGACGAGACGCTCGCGGAGCCGGCGACCTGGGACGAGAGCGAGACGGACTACGTGAAGGGGCCGCTCGTCTACGGCGAGATCGATCGGCAGTTGCGAGTGGCCACCGACGGCGATCGAACGCTCGAGGACGCGTTCAGGCAGACCAACGCTCAGCACGAGGAGATCGGTCAGGAAGCGTTCCCCTCAGCACTCGAGGAGGCGGGCGGTGAGGACGTGCGAGCGCTCGCCGAGGAGTACACGCAGACGGCTGAGGCCCCAGATATGTGGGGCTCGAGCGCGCACGCCGACGCGTTCGAGCAGCCAGGGTCGAACATCGAGACCGACCTCGACGCGTCGTCGATCCAAGTCGCGGGCGAAGAGTGGGAGTACTGGCAGAACGAGGAAATCAACGGCCTCGAGACCGACGGCGACGGCGTGCTGGCGGTCCCCGAAGGCGAGACCGTCACCGTGCCGGTCGACGTCGAGAACACCGATAGCCAGGCGGGGACGGCCGGCGTGACGCTCGAGGTCGGGACCGACCTCGTCGACGGCGAGCAGCGAGTGCTCGAGGGTGGCGAAACGGCGACCGAGTCGCTCTCGTGGGAGCCGAGCGAGCCCGGTGTCACCGACGTTCGCGTCGGCGACGAGCGACTGACGGTGTTCGTTCGCTCGAGTCCGAGCCTGAGCGTGGCGGATCTCTCGGTCGAGCCGAGTAGCGTCGACGCCGGAGAGTCGGCGACGGCGGTCGCCACGGTCGAACCCACTGGCGACCTGCCCGCTGCTGGGACGCTTTCGTTTCGAACCGCGGACGGTATCGTCGACGGCGCTCCGGTCGCGCTCGCACCCGGCGAGACGGCGACCACGGAGGCGGAATTGACGTTCGACGAGGAGACTCGCTACGAGGTCGCCGCGGGCGAGCAAACCGCGACCGTCACGGTCGGCGGCACACTGGCGCAACTCGAGTCGATGCCCGGATTCGGCGTCGTCGCCGGTCTTCTCGCGATCAGCGTCGCACTCGGGATCGGGCTGCTCGGTCGACGGCGCTGA
- a CDS encoding uracil-DNA glycosylase, whose protein sequence is MSSDPNPSEPPFPDSRHAIEPNCERCPALAEHRECISWGTGPLDADVLVVGEAPGAGTPDADTWRGGNWTGKAYTSRHSGRRIRRIVDQVGYGDDAYYTNAVKCFPADPADPSSNREPTPEERTNCRTHLVTEVETLEPTVVLATGKHATASVLAAEERELDGFLETVLEPVRCSRLETWLVPILHPSYQDVWIGRLGYEPAEYLEAIRVTLEELCDGAT, encoded by the coding sequence GTGTCCTCCGACCCCAATCCCTCCGAGCCGCCGTTCCCCGATTCGCGACACGCGATCGAACCGAACTGTGAGCGCTGCCCGGCCCTCGCCGAACACCGCGAGTGCATCTCGTGGGGAACTGGTCCGCTCGACGCCGACGTGCTCGTCGTCGGCGAAGCCCCGGGAGCCGGCACCCCCGACGCCGACACCTGGCGAGGCGGCAACTGGACCGGCAAGGCCTACACCTCGAGACACTCCGGCCGGCGCATTCGGCGAATCGTCGACCAGGTCGGCTACGGCGACGACGCCTACTATACCAACGCCGTCAAGTGCTTTCCCGCCGACCCGGCCGACCCCTCGAGTAACCGCGAGCCGACGCCCGAGGAACGCACGAACTGCCGAACACACCTCGTCACCGAAGTCGAGACGCTCGAGCCGACCGTCGTTTTGGCCACCGGTAAACACGCGACGGCGTCCGTCCTCGCGGCCGAAGAGCGGGAACTGGACGGCTTCCTCGAGACCGTCCTCGAGCCCGTTCGCTGTTCCCGTCTCGAGACCTGGCTCGTCCCGATTCTCCACCCGTCGTACCAGGACGTCTGGATCGGCCGACTCGGCTACGAGCCGGCGGAGTACCTCGAGGCGATTCGGGTGACGCTCGAGGAGTTGTGCGACGGCGCGACGTAG